Within bacterium, the genomic segment CAGATGGTAGAGCACCTGACTTTTAATTAGGTGGTCGTTGGTTCAATCCCAACACGGCTCACCACGACGTTTAAAACTGGGTACTTCGCACATATCAAGCGAGGTACCCAGTTTCTTTTTTGCCACAAGCTCACCAAGCGCCGCATTGCTCCCGCACATGACAGCCGTGTTTCCCTCGATTCTGATTTCATCCACGAGTAGTTGCAGGTAGCTTTTTGCAAGACTCCTAATGTCGTGCAAACACCTCCGGATTGCGGCGCAAAAAGCCGTGATTTCGGAAGTGGTTAGCTTGCTCAGGGGCATTTCCGATTTTTGTCTTAAAGACGCCATTTCCGAAAGAAGCTCTTGCTTCTTATTGTCGTGAAAGCGCAAGCGTTCACGGAGCGAATTATCGAGAGGCATAAAACCAGATTCAACCGCCTCGTAAAGCCGATTTTTCGCCTCTTCCAGCTTCTTTAATTCGTTTTTTAATTGCTGGATTGCGCCGCTTAATTTTCCGCTGGCTTTTTCGCCGTTTTTCTTTTGCGCCGTAAGAATATTTTTGACTTTTTCAGGGGTAAAAACACGCTCCGAAAGCGCATCCAAAATAAGCGCGTCAAGTTTTTCCATCGGTACGGCGGAAGAATCACAGGCTTTTGCGTTTATACGAGTCTTTCGGCTGCATTTGTAATATTTATATTTCCCGCTTCTTCCGGTGCTTGTGGTCATGGAAGAACCGCAAGTACCGCACTTCAAAAGCCCTGTTAAAAGTATTGGAGAACTTACGATACTCGGATTGATGGTTTTTGGAGCGCGTTTTTTGCGCATTTTCTCCGCTTTTTGAAATAATTCAGCGTCGATAATCGGCTCCAAAGCGACTTTTATCCACTCGTTTTCAGGCCGTAATTTGCCGGTTTTTCCATGCCTTTTATTGAAAAAGTATTCGCCTAAATATGCTTTATTTGAAAGCACCTGTAAAACTGTCTGTCCAGACCATTTCTCGCATCTTCGCGTCATGTTTTTTGAGTTTAAAAAGGTCGCAATTTCCTTGATTCCGCTGAATTTCCCGGAAGTGTAGCACTCGAATATTTTTTTGATTATTTGCGCTTCAATAGGATCGGGTTCTAGCACGTATTTTTGACGGTTTTTAGCACCTCCATCCACGGGCTTTTTTCGGTATCCGAAAAGAGGCTTATTGCCGTTAAAAAAACCCTGCCTTGCATTTTCTCTCATGCCTCTGGAAGTGTGTTTCGAGTTTTCCCGGCTAAAAAATTCATCGAGGATTTTATAAAAACCTCTGGATAAAAAACCGCTGTCGTCGTCGCCGGATGGCTGCGTGGTGGAGACTACCGAAACACCTGCTTTTTTCAGCTTTAATTCATAAAAACTCGATTCAAGGGAGTTTCGGAAAAAGCGGGAAAAACTGTGGACTAAAATCGCTTCAAAAGGAGGTGGTTTTTGACACGCTTCATCAATCATTTCCGTGAAAACCGGGCGCTTGTCGTCAGTTGCCGAAGCGCCCGGTTCTATGTATTCCTTTGCGATAAAATGACCGTTTTCTTCACACCATTTCCGCATCTGCTTTAACTGATCGGGGATAGAAAGATTCATATCCGCCTGTTTTGTTGTCGAGACGCGAGCGTAAATTGCGACGATCATTTTTTACCCTTCTTCGTTCATGATCTGGTACATAGCCGCCAGTATTTCCGGCCAATGAGCGTCAAGGATTTGCATCTCCTCAGCCGAATTTATTTCCCTGAATTGGACTGATACGGTCAGGCTATCACTTTTTTCGTTTTTGACATGACTCACTCATGCCAGCCCCCTTCCCTTGCTCTGAATATTCCGGCCCGATCCTTTCCAGTGCCTTGTTACAGCCGCTTTTGAAAATCATATCGAGTTCATTTGCTAAACCCTTGCGACCGAAGGCATCGAGGACTTGTTTGCGGTACGCATGAAATTGCGCAGGACGCAGACACATTTCCCCGTAGGCGAGAACCTTTGACAGCGCGGTTTTTACCGCTTTGTCGATCTCTTCCCGCCTTACCATTGTCCTAGCCTTATTTCCGTTATCCGCTTTTCAACGTCGAATTTCCATGTAAGCGGATCGTGGTGTCTTTTGACGCCGTTAAATAGTTCTCTTAATGCGTCCTCGGCGCTCATGTGCTCTTTGCCTCGCTGGACGCACTTGATTGCGGCAAGCCTCTTTAGGTAGCCGTAAACGCTCTGCGCAATCCGGTTTTCCCTATCCTTTAGCGCCGCCTGTTCGCCGTACACTTTCAAAATGCCCATGTGAGGCAATTCGCGGATTCTCTCCTGCAAGTCTACCCATAGAGGGTGAAGCGGCCAGCGGGATGTATTTTTATCGTCATTGGGCTTTCTCAGGGTGTCGTGATCTTCCGCGAGGTAGCGGAGTAGATCGCCGCAGTTTTCGGCAAAGTCCTTGAAGGTCTTTATCTCGAATCTTTCAAGAACCGGCCTTCTTACCTGCCACTCGATGCGCCACACCTCTGAATCTCTCTCCCAGAGGACGTAAAACCACGATTTTTCGCTTTGCTGCTCAATCTCGGCTACTTTGTCGTAGACGCGCAACACGATGTCGCCACGGCCAAAAGAGAACGTCTGGGCCTTTCCGTTTTCCCTGTACTGAGCGTCCTTCGTCGATCTGCTTTTAAAGCAATCCTCGTCAAAGTCCATGACAGGCAGGAAGTAGTCAAAACAGTAATCTATTCGGGAAAGGCTTTCGGGCTTGGCTTGCGTGTATCCAACGCTCTCGGCCCATGAAAGAAACTTTTGATGAAGGAAAGGCGCGGATTCACGCCAGAGGGCTTGGCTTGAGAAGGTGACGAAAAAATTAGGCTTGTTGAACTCTCCGAACTCGATTTTAAGATCGCCGTTGGTTATCAGGAAGGGATAACCGGATTTGGTGCCATGAGGTGCTAAAAAAAACTCGCCTCTTCCTAGCTGGATCGCCGCCGACTCGCGCTTCTTGGACTGCCTTGCTTCCTCCCTTAAAACCGCAAGGGCCTGAAAGTCGATCAGGTTTTCGCCAGTCTTCGCCATGCAATAAGCGCACTGGACGGTATCAAGGCCGTGAATAAGTAGAGTGGGCGAAAGCATTTGTCACCAGATCATTCGTCTTCGGGTACAAATGCTTTGCGGGGTGAAACTTCCTTTTCGTACTGAGCAATGTATTTGTCCACCAGCTTTTCAAAGGCTTTTCTCAACTCTGCATTCTCCTCGTTTTCCGTCAGCAGCTTTCCGTATTCATCGAGTGAGTTTTCCAGAAGGGTTAAGACAACCTCCGTTCTGGTTCTTGTTGGGTAAAGCTCGCAGAGGGCGCTTATTTTCGCAGCAGTTATAACCGGAAGTCGCAAGCTGATGTGCTTCGCGGAAGCGCTTGACTGCTCGCTCAGTTCCTTGAGCAATTTGTGCTGCTTTAAAATCCATCCCATGCCAAACCTCCTAAAATTCGATCCACTTGTGGTACGCATGTAATACATACGCCACACGCAAGCGAGGAGTCAACAGAAAATATTTGCCGGGATTTTATGAGGAAGAGTATTCTCGGAGTGCTAAAGGGGGGAGGAGGAATTTCGCCTCCTCGCCTCAGATTTTCAGGAGGATGTATTTTGAGCCCCCCGTGTTACCGTATCGGGGGGCAGACCATCAACTCCACAAGATTGAGAGATTTATGGTTGACCCGGCAACACAAACGGTTTTGCTAAAAGGCGGCAAAGCATTATTGACGTTTTTGTTGAACATCGCCGTTGATGAGACAAAACGACAAATTTCCAAACGCTTAAAAAACAAACCAGTACAAGTGGCATTCACCAACGCTTTTGATCGCGCCATTTTGAAATTCGAGGAGCAACATTCAGAGCTATACAAATCTCTTTTCGATGAACATTTCCTCAAAAATCACGCCGGTGAGCAGTTCTCAAAATTGCTCTATGGCGAGCTTCCTGA encodes:
- a CDS encoding recombinase family protein, whose protein sequence is MIVAIYARVSTTKQADMNLSIPDQLKQMRKWCEENGHFIAKEYIEPGASATDDKRPVFTEMIDEACQKPPPFEAILVHSFSRFFRNSLESSFYELKLKKAGVSVVSTTQPSGDDDSGFLSRGFYKILDEFFSRENSKHTSRGMRENARQGFFNGNKPLFGYRKKPVDGGAKNRQKYVLEPDPIEAQIIKKIFECYTSGKFSGIKEIATFLNSKNMTRRCEKWSGQTVLQVLSNKAYLGEYFFNKRHGKTGKLRPENEWIKVALEPIIDAELFQKAEKMRKKRAPKTINPSIVSSPILLTGLLKCGTCGSSMTTSTGRSGKYKYYKCSRKTRINAKACDSSAVPMEKLDALILDALSERVFTPEKVKNILTAQKKNGEKASGKLSGAIQQLKNELKKLEEAKNRLYEAVESGFMPLDNSLRERLRFHDNKKQELLSEMASLRQKSEMPLSKLTTSEITAFCAAIRRCLHDIRSLAKSYLQLLVDEIRIEGNTAVMCGSNAALGELVAKKKLGTSLDMCEVPSFKRRGEPCWD